Below is a window of Mycolicibacterium rhodesiae NBB3 DNA.
ACACATCTGAGCGTCAAGTCTGATGTCGCCGGCGTTCGGCCACCCTGCGACGCGCATGGCGTTCTGCACCCGAGCGAGGAAAACGCCACGGCGGTATCGGAGGATGTCACGGCTTAGCCGGACGATGATCCAGCCCTCCGCCTCGAGATCGGCGATCCGCTCGATGGTTCGAGCGTGGGCGTCAGCATTCGACCAGTGTTGGGGACCGTCGTACTCGACACCAACCTTCCACTCCGGCCACCCCAGATCGATACGACCCACGAATTCACCGAAGCGGTTGTAGACGAGAAGTTGGGTCGTGGGTCGCGGAAAGCCCGCGGCCATCAACAACAGTCGAGTTCGTGTTTCCTGAGGCGACTCGGCCCCGGCGTCCATCAGATCCACTGCCTGACGTAGCTGGACGATGCCTCGCGCGCCGGCGTGCCGACCGATCACATCAGCGACAGCCGCGGAGTCCAACCGAGTTGCGTTCGCCAGCGCATCGAGCCACATGACAGCACGCTCGAGTGTGCCTCTACGCCCGAGATCAAACGCCGTCCTCGCCGGTGTCGTCATGGGGATCCCATCGACCACACACATCTCTTCAGCGATGAGCTTGTCTCGGTGAATGTTGATCTTCTTTGCGGCGTCGCCGATGCGGAACAGGTCCGCCGGTTCGTCGCGGCCAATCCATTTCGAACCGAACATCGCCGCGGCCGATCGCCCACCCAGGACGGCGTCGCGACCTGACCACAGCCACGCTGCCTTCGCACGTGCGACGGGGGTCATCGGTTGGGTCTTCGACATGTAGACGTCTCGATACACCCGCGAGAACGTGCGTTGAAGTGCCCGTCTGGTCACGAGCCCGCCACTCAACGCCTCACTGCCCAGGAACGGTCCGTCCAAGAGATCCATGTCCGAAACGTGACAGCAGAGTCCGACAGATGGACGCGAGATCCGACTTGTTGTCCACAATCCGCCCGGTTTTCGTACTGGAACCTTATTTCGGCAATGAGTGCGGCGTCATGACGTTCGACGGGTCTGACTGGTGGTCAATCGCTGCGCGACCGCCTCGGCCATCGCGCCGAACGCCCTCAGCCGCGCCGGCGACATCCCGTCGAACATCACCCTGCGCACCAACTCAGCGTGGCCGGGTGCGGCCAGCGCCAGCGCGGAGCGACCGCCGTCGGTGAGCTCGACGGAGGCGCCGCGCCTATCGTCGTCACTCCCCTGACGTTCGACCAGACCCCTGCCACGCATCCGGCGCAGCTGATGCGAGAGCCGACTCTGTTCCCATGCCAACGCTTCGCCCAATTCGTTGATCCGTAGCGGGCCGCGCTCCGCCAGCGCGACCAGCACGTCGTAGTCCGACAGCGAGAGTTCACAATCCTGCTGGAGCTGGCGCTGCATCGCCGACTGAAGCCGGCTCGTCATCACCAGATAGTTGCGCCAGATCTGCTGTTGCTCCTCGGTCAGCCACATGGAATACATGACACATCATCCATGTTGTGGTGTCCAGTGGCCGCACCTAGGCTGGGCCCGGAGCGAGAG
It encodes the following:
- a CDS encoding MarR family winged helix-turn-helix transcriptional regulator; translated protein: MYSMWLTEEQQQIWRNYLVMTSRLQSAMQRQLQQDCELSLSDYDVLVALAERGPLRINELGEALAWEQSRLSHQLRRMRGRGLVERQGSDDDRRGASVELTDGGRSALALAAPGHAELVRRVMFDGMSPARLRAFGAMAEAVAQRLTTSQTRRTS